The Manihot esculenta cultivar AM560-2 chromosome 1, M.esculenta_v8, whole genome shotgun sequence genome has a window encoding:
- the LOC110608890 gene encoding uncharacterized protein LOC110608890 — translation MASSSRAAANIATNEGVIISSALDNREKTPPVVNEMEESNHEIACEALKKVTRNVKFMDSLIKNPAATYQQLIDKAQKCIRLDDEIQALKEDKMATQKQNQRSKRQGHEGDHRSYIISRRRNDQNKYKNYTPLNDSRICILMWIRKKDIEIRWLSKLNLEKAEKRDRTKYFRFHKDCGHTIEECQQLMMRLRG, via the exons ATGGCTAGTAGTTCTCGAGCTGCTGCTAATATTGCTACCAACGAGGGTGTTATCATTTCTTCCGCCCTTGACAATAGAGAAAAAACGCCCCCCGTGGTCAATGAG ATGGAGGAGTCAAACCATGAGATAGCGTGTGAAGCATTGAAGAAAGTAACCCGCAATGTCAAATTCATGGattccttaattaaaaatcCAGCCGCGACGTATCAACAGTTGATAGATAAAGCTCAGAAGTGTATTAGGCTGGATGATGAAATCCAAGCGTTAAAAGAAGACAAGATGGCAACTCAAAAGCAAAATCAAAGGTCCAAGAGGCAAGGACATGAAGGAGATCATAGGAGTTATATCATCTCTCGAAGGAGGAATGATCAaaataagtataagaattatactccgtTAAACGACTCACGAATTTGTATTTTGATGTGGATCAGGAAAAAAGATATAGAAATCAGGTGGTTGTCTAAGCTCAACCTCGAGAAAGCAGAGAAACGAGATAGAACAAAGTATTTTCGCTTCCACAAAGATTGTGGTCATACGATAGAAGAATGTCAGCAACTAATGATGAGATTAAGAGGCTGA